A single window of Nicotiana sylvestris chromosome 3, ASM39365v2, whole genome shotgun sequence DNA harbors:
- the LOC138888601 gene encoding uncharacterized protein, whose protein sequence is MNGYWTGDYKHLGEEVSTFLKNGHLREFLSDRANNNYGRNRDNVEPSKAGEVPPCQMINMIFGGNEINEVTFSAAKKMEVSITHSKRLREDDITFTEEDADGLLVPHNDTLVISLNVLDVKIKRVLVDWGNLANIIQWRVLEQVKLTGSIIPATKLLAGFNLASVTTRGNFL, encoded by the coding sequence ATGAATGGCTATTGGACAGGGGACTACAAACACCTCGGGGAAGAAGTGTCAACATTTTTGAAGAATGGTCACCTCAGAGAATTCTTAAGTGACCGAGCTAATAACAATTATGGTCGTAACCGGGACAATGTGGAACCGTCAAAAGCAGGAGAAGTTCCCCCATGCCAAATGATCAACATGATCTTCGGAGGGAATGAGATTAACGAGGTCACCTTTTCAGCAGCAAAGAAGATGGAAGTATCAATAACTCATAGTAAAAGGCTCCGGGAAGACGATATCACTTTTACGGAGGAGGATGCAGATGGATTGCTGGTACCACACAACGATAcactggtaatttctttaaatgtgCTAGATGTTAAGATTAAACGTGTTTTAGTGGATTGGGGAAATTTGGCTAATATCATACAATGGAGAGTATTGGAACAAGTTAAACTCACTGGAAGCATTATTCCGGCTACAAAGCTCCTCGCCGGATTCAACCTCGCAAGCGTGACAACccggggaaattttttatga